The Candidatus Eisenbacteria bacterium genome includes a window with the following:
- a CDS encoding DoxX family protein produces MERLRTQWRTMLAVLRRIDWAPPLLARLIIGAIFIPTGWGKLHNLPDIVNFFRELGIPYPELQAPFASAVELVGGTLVLVGLGTRLLSIPLIVTMIVAIKTAVWPQLDTARDLFGKEELHYIALLLYLVVSGPGAVSLDALVKRLLESRSAGVRAGARGDLREPATRAALSA; encoded by the coding sequence ATGGAGAGGCTTCGAACCCAGTGGCGAACGATGCTGGCCGTGCTGCGACGGATCGACTGGGCGCCGCCTCTGCTCGCCCGGCTCATCATCGGGGCGATCTTCATCCCGACCGGATGGGGCAAGCTCCACAACCTGCCCGACATCGTCAACTTCTTCCGCGAGCTCGGCATCCCGTATCCGGAGCTGCAAGCGCCCTTCGCCTCGGCGGTCGAGCTGGTGGGCGGCACCCTCGTCCTCGTCGGGCTCGGAACTCGCCTCCTCTCGATCCCGCTCATCGTCACCATGATCGTCGCGATCAAGACGGCCGTGTGGCCGCAGCTCGACACGGCGCGCGACCTCTTCGGCAAGGAGGAGCTGCACTACATCGCGCTACTCCTCTACCTCGTCGTGTCGGGGCCCGGGGCAGTGTCACTGGACGCGCTCGTGAAGCGGCTGCTCGAGTCGCGTTCGGCGGGCGTGCGCGCGGGGGCGCGGGGTGACCTCCGGGAGCCGGCAACGCGCGCGGCCCTCTCCGCCTAG